One Oncorhynchus gorbuscha isolate QuinsamMale2020 ecotype Even-year unplaced genomic scaffold, OgorEven_v1.0 Un_scaffold_5755, whole genome shotgun sequence DNA window includes the following coding sequences:
- the LOC124029184 gene encoding complement factor D-like produces the protein MGCERRLFLTAALLAVFLCSDAITGGREAEAHSRPYMASLQVADGDRMKHECGGFLVADQWVMSAAHCFLSGSEGRKVVLGAHSLSEPEDSKQTFDIVQVFSHPDFSISNYDNDIALVKLDRPIIASDAVKSLKFQKDDGADPTTEQEVNTAGWGSLNNLGSRPDKLQELVIAVMNRVRCGRSDYYGRKFTKNMLCAASKQSDTCDGDSGGPLLYNGVAVGITSNGGKKCGSSKKPGLYTTISHYSQWIDKTMTQ, from the exons atgGGCTGTGAGAGAAGGCTGTTCCTGACTGCTGCTCTGCTGGCTGTCTTTTTATGCA GTGATGCTATCACCGGTGGACGAGAGGCGGAGGCCCACTCCCGTCCGTACATGGCCTCACTGCAGGTCGCCGACGGCGACAGGATGAAACATGAGTGCGGAGGGTTTCTGGTGGCCGATCAGTGGGTGATGAGCGCCGCACACTGCTTTCTCTCTGG GTCAGAAGGGAGGAAGGTGGTCCTAGGAGCTCACTCTCTGAGCGAACCGGAGGATTCTAAACAAACCTTTGACATTGTTCAAGTGTTCAGTCACCCTGATTTCAGCATCTCTAACTATGATAATGACATTGCTTTGGTCAAG CTGGACCGGCCAATCATTGCCAGTGATGCAGTAAAGTCCCTGAAGTTCCAGAAGGACGATGGGGCTGACCCCACCACGGAACAGGAGGTCAACACGGCGGGGTGGGGGTCACTGAACAACCTGGGGTCACGTCCTGACAAGCTACAGGAACTGGTCATCGCTGTGATGAACCGTGTTCGATGCGGCCGCAGTGACTACTATGGCAGGAAGTTCACCAAAAATATGCTGTGTGCGGCCAGCAAACAGAGTGACACCTGTGAT GGTGATTCTGGAGGTCCTCTCCTGTATAATGGTGTAGCAGTTGGGATCACTTCAAATGGAGGGAAGAAGTGTGGATCCAGCAAGAAGCCTGGTTTATACACAACCATCTCCCACTACAGCCAGTGGATAGACAAGACCATGACTCAATAG